The following coding sequences are from one Paenibacillus stellifer window:
- the cmpA gene encoding cortex morphogenetic protein CmpA: MPQWLCHQLMKAYYKKDRRQIKLLNECWYFYRDSVIKRRQGRA, from the coding sequence ATGCCCCAATGGCTGTGTCATCAACTAATGAAGGCGTATTACAAAAAAGACCGGCGGCAAATCAAGCTGCTGAACGAATGCTGGTACTTCTACCGGGATTCCGTGATTAAGCGGAGACAGGGACGTGCCTGA